One genomic segment of Coffea arabica cultivar ET-39 chromosome 6e, Coffea Arabica ET-39 HiFi, whole genome shotgun sequence includes these proteins:
- the LOC113694925 gene encoding protein LATERAL BRANCHING OXIDOREDUCTASE 1 gives MSGDSELDRYRLVQELAEDGDEIPERFICKDTPYGLITASLPLMDIPVIDLSRLSSSSATTDEELVKLRSALSSWGCFQVINHGIEFCLLDELRENGRQFLKLPMKDKQRYARAANEIEGYGNDMILYENQTLDWTDRIYLLVSPEDGRKLQYWPEDPKSFRVVLEEYTTRVKMIVETLLKSMAKALNLPDNSFLNQYGERPVMYTRYNFYPPCPRPDLVHGVKPHADGSAITVLQQDEEVEGLQFLKDNQWFRVPIRPHALIVNVGDQIEVMSNGIFKSPLHRALTNSAKERISVATFCSPEVGKEIGPVEELINDKNPRLYKTVKDYPEIFFKYYQQGKRPIDAVKLYSS, from the exons ATGTCTGGAGACTCAGAACTTGACCGCTACAGGCTGGTTCAGGAATTGGCAGAGGATGGTGATGAAATTCCAGAGAGATTTATATGCAAAGATACTCCTTATGGGCTCATAACAGCCTCTCTTCCGTTGATGGACATCCCAGTTATTGATCTTAGTCGTTTGTCATCTTCATCAGCTACAACAGACGAGGAACTCGTAAAACTTCGGTCAGCTCTGAGTTCATGGGGTTGCTTTCAG GTTATAAACCATGGAATAGAATTTTGCTTGCTGGATGAACTGCGAGAGAATGGCAGACAATTCTTGAAGCTCCCTATGAAAGACAAGCAGAGGTATGCCAGAGCAGCAAATGAGATTGAAGGTTATGGAAATGATATGATTTTATATGAGAATCAAACTCTGGATTGGACAGACAGGATTTACCTTTTAGTGAGTCCAGAAGATGGCCGAAAGCTACAATATTGGCCTGAAGATCCCAAATCCTTTAg GGTAGTTTTAGAGGAGTATACAACAAGGGTGAAAATGATAGTTGAAACTCTCCTCAAGTCCATGGCAAAAGCACTGAACTTGCCAGACAACAGTTTTCTGAACCAATATGGAGAGAGGCCAGTTATGTATACTAGATATAACTTCTATCCCCCATGTCCAAGGCCTGATCTTGTTCACGGAGTCAAACCACACGCCGATGGCTCAGCAATCACCGTACTCCAGCAGGATGAAGAAGTTGAAGGCCTTCAATTCCTCAAGGATAATCAGTGGTTTCGAGTTCCTATCAGGCCTCATGCGCTTATAGTTAATGTCGGTGATCAGATAGAG GTAATGAGCAATGGGATCTTCAAGAGTCCGTTGCACAGGGCTTTGACAAACTCAGCGAAGGAGAGGATCTCCGTGGCTACGTTCTGTTCACCAGAAGTAGGAAAGGAGATTGGACCAGTAGAGGAGCTCATCAATGACAAAAATCCTAGATTATACAAGACAGTGAAAGACTACCCTGAAATTTTCTTCAAGTACTACCAGCAAGGCAAGAGGCCAATTGATGCTGTTAAACTATATAGCTCATAA